The following proteins come from a genomic window of Corynebacterium falsenii:
- the atpB gene encoding F0F1 ATP synthase subunit A, whose translation MKGEFHVPSLEHEFFPGQLDPNNLWLDNFAGGAFALDRIMLIRILMMALVAAFFFFAMRKPKLIPRGVQNVAEIALDFVRIHIAEDILGKKEGRRFLPIITAIFFSVLAVNLPTIIPFLNISPSARIGFPLTLAVIAYVVFIYAGVKRYGFGKFVKSSLVIPGLPPFLHIIVVPIEFVSTFILRPLTLTIRLMANMLAGHLILVMLFAATNFFFWQLNGWTLLAGGTLLFAVAFTFFELMVIVLQAYIFALLTAVYIELSLHADEH comes from the coding sequence ATGAAGGGCGAGTTTCACGTCCCTTCATTGGAACACGAATTCTTCCCGGGGCAACTGGATCCGAACAACCTCTGGTTGGACAACTTCGCAGGTGGTGCGTTCGCTCTAGACCGCATCATGCTGATCCGCATCCTGATGATGGCGCTGGTCGCAGCGTTCTTCTTCTTCGCGATGCGGAAGCCGAAGCTGATCCCACGAGGTGTACAAAACGTTGCGGAAATCGCACTCGATTTCGTGAGGATCCACATCGCGGAGGATATTTTGGGGAAGAAGGAAGGGCGTCGTTTCCTTCCGATCATCACAGCGATCTTCTTCAGCGTGCTGGCCGTCAACCTTCCGACGATCATCCCGTTCCTGAACATCTCGCCATCCGCCCGCATCGGCTTCCCGCTGACGCTGGCCGTGATCGCATACGTGGTGTTCATCTACGCGGGTGTGAAGCGTTACGGCTTCGGCAAGTTCGTGAAGTCCTCGCTGGTGATCCCAGGGCTACCACCATTTCTTCACATCATCGTGGTGCCCATTGAGTTCGTCTCCACATTCATCCTTCGTCCGCTTACGTTGACCATCCGTCTGATGGCCAACATGCTGGCCGGACACCTCATCCTCGTCATGCTGTTCGCTGCTACGAACTTCTTCTTCTGGCAGCTGAATGGTTGGACCTTGCTGGCTGGCGGCACGCTGCTCTTCGCCGTTGCATTCACCTTCTTCGAGCTCATGGTTATCGTTCTGCAGGCATACATCTTTGCCCTGCTGACTGCCGTGTACATCGAGCTGTCCCTGCACGCTGACGAGCACTAG
- a CDS encoding MraY family glycosyltransferase, producing the protein MLLAQPSIGAGVPLRELALVILIGCTVTYLVTGVVRSLVVRYGRIAAPRERDVHTVPIPRLGGVAMFTGFIVAVVVAGQFPALTRGFPPVTPDMTAVISAAFIIVVVGVVDDLYDISWVLKLGGQVIGAITMSLLGLSWYLLYVPVGGGTTLILDQVQSTILTTVLTVAIVNAMNFVDGLDGLAAGLGLIAAGTILVYSMTILHDQGGTVSAYPPAIISAGLAGVCAGFLPHNFSPARIFMGDSGSMLIGLLLSAACVSASGRINMSLYGTADVFALLSPVIVVMAALSIPMLDLLMAVVRRVRRGESPFAPDKQHLHHRLLQIGHSQRRVVLVMYSWVIVVAFGAVGSTVLPPGVTAVAFGTLILLALVGTVVPLWRENKNTSGRL; encoded by the coding sequence ATGCTGCTGGCCCAGCCCAGCATCGGTGCCGGTGTGCCGCTGCGCGAGCTGGCGCTGGTGATCCTCATCGGCTGCACCGTGACCTATCTTGTCACGGGTGTAGTGCGCAGCCTCGTCGTGCGCTACGGTCGCATCGCCGCCCCCCGCGAGCGCGACGTGCACACCGTGCCTATCCCGCGTCTCGGCGGTGTGGCGATGTTCACCGGCTTCATCGTGGCCGTGGTGGTGGCCGGGCAGTTCCCGGCTTTGACGAGGGGTTTTCCACCAGTCACGCCTGATATGACCGCGGTCATCTCCGCGGCGTTCATCATCGTGGTGGTCGGTGTGGTTGACGACCTTTACGATATCTCGTGGGTCCTCAAGCTCGGCGGGCAGGTCATCGGTGCCATCACCATGAGTTTGCTCGGATTGAGCTGGTACCTGCTGTACGTCCCCGTGGGAGGCGGCACCACGCTCATTCTCGACCAAGTACAGTCCACGATCTTGACCACGGTGCTGACCGTCGCGATCGTTAACGCCATGAACTTCGTCGACGGTCTGGATGGCCTGGCCGCCGGGCTGGGGCTCATCGCCGCTGGCACAATCTTGGTCTATTCGATGACCATCCTCCACGATCAGGGCGGCACCGTCTCCGCGTATCCGCCGGCGATCATCTCGGCGGGACTGGCAGGAGTGTGCGCGGGCTTCTTGCCGCACAACTTCTCGCCGGCGCGGATCTTCATGGGAGATAGCGGGTCCATGCTCATCGGCCTGTTGCTATCTGCCGCGTGCGTGTCTGCCTCGGGTCGCATCAACATGTCCCTGTACGGCACGGCTGACGTCTTCGCTCTGCTGTCTCCCGTCATCGTGGTGATGGCGGCGCTGTCCATCCCCATGCTGGACCTGCTCATGGCCGTGGTGCGCCGCGTCCGCCGGGGCGAGAGTCCCTTCGCACCGGACAAGCAGCACTTGCACCACCGATTGCTGCAGATCGGGCATTCCCAGCGCCGCGTGGTGCTGGTGATGTACAGCTGGGTGATCGTGGTCGCCTTCGGTGCGGTGGGCTCCACGGTGTTGCCACCGGGAGTTACGGCGGTGGCCTTCGGAACCCTCATTCTGTTGGCCCTCGTTGGCACTGTGGTACCGCTGTGGCGGGAAAACAAGAACACCTCGGGTAGGCTGTGA
- a CDS encoding L-threonylcarbamoyladenylate synthase, which translates to MSQTVDATDPQSREHAIDTAVDAVKAGRLVVMPTDTLYGIGCDAFDNEAVNALLRAKGRGPDMPVPVLVGSWTTIEGLVREYTYNMRRLVEAFWPGGLSMVVNQAPSLPWNLGDTRGTVMLRMPMHPVAIELLQRTGPMAVSSANISGQAPATNVQMAKDQLGSDVNTYIDGGEATVGVASTIVDLASGRPRILREGAISAEKISQVLGISSAELRGQV; encoded by the coding sequence ATGTCCCAGACAGTCGACGCCACCGATCCGCAGTCGCGCGAGCACGCCATCGACACCGCCGTGGACGCGGTCAAGGCGGGCCGACTCGTTGTTATGCCCACCGATACCCTCTACGGAATCGGTTGCGACGCCTTCGACAACGAGGCCGTCAACGCATTGCTGCGCGCCAAGGGGCGCGGCCCGGACATGCCGGTGCCGGTGCTCGTGGGCAGCTGGACCACCATCGAGGGCCTGGTGCGGGAATACACCTACAACATGCGCCGGCTCGTGGAGGCCTTCTGGCCCGGCGGGCTGTCCATGGTGGTGAACCAGGCGCCAAGCCTGCCGTGGAACTTGGGGGATACCCGTGGCACCGTGATGCTGCGGATGCCGATGCACCCCGTGGCCATTGAGCTGCTGCAGCGCACCGGCCCGATGGCCGTCTCGAGCGCCAATATTTCCGGCCAGGCCCCGGCGACGAATGTCCAGATGGCGAAGGATCAATTGGGCTCGGACGTGAATACGTACATTGATGGGGGAGAAGCCACCGTGGGCGTGGCCTCGACCATCGTGGATCTGGCTTCCGGTCGGCCCCGCATCTTGCGCGAAGGGGCGATCTCTGCGGAGAAGATCAGCCAGGTGCTGGGCATCAGCTCAGCAGAATTGCGGGGGCAGGTCTAA
- a CDS encoding N5-glutamine methyltransferase family protein, with translation MSPEHTDQTDSTEITELTDITVSQATRAGASLLAAAGVASADVEARLLMRYALASADSAPLSPVSATALFMAADDPAPDTFEPWLQRRVRREPLQHIVGSAPFDGLDFFSAPGAFIPRPETELLVEWAAEQAFELVRYQRASALRASLFSDSVTIVDICSGPGTIALAVAHRLAPLVDEGIRVGVVGLEKSPEAIDLANKNAAALPIDPRVDVRFLPFDVAHPLRAGKKALVGTADVVVSNPPYVPADADVSPEVHADPPEAVFSGDDGLELMPKVVELAALLSAPHSAVGIEHDDSNGEGVQKLMHEAGMIDVQQHDDLAGRPRFVSAHVQRDPAYIPPQV, from the coding sequence TTGAGCCCCGAACACACCGATCAGACTGATAGCACTGAGATCACAGAGCTCACTGATATCACAGTGTCCCAGGCCACTCGGGCGGGGGCGAGCCTTCTCGCCGCCGCTGGGGTGGCCTCGGCCGATGTGGAGGCGCGCCTGCTCATGCGCTACGCGCTGGCCAGCGCCGACTCGGCGCCGCTGAGCCCCGTCAGCGCCACCGCGCTGTTCATGGCCGCGGATGACCCGGCGCCCGATACCTTCGAGCCCTGGCTGCAGCGCCGCGTGCGCCGCGAACCCCTGCAGCACATCGTGGGCTCCGCACCCTTCGACGGCCTGGACTTCTTCAGCGCCCCTGGTGCGTTCATCCCACGCCCGGAAACCGAACTCCTCGTGGAATGGGCAGCCGAGCAGGCCTTCGAGCTGGTGCGCTACCAGCGGGCGTCGGCGTTGCGGGCCTCGCTGTTTAGCGACTCAGTGACGATCGTGGATATCTGCAGTGGACCCGGGACCATCGCGCTCGCGGTGGCGCACCGACTAGCGCCCCTGGTGGACGAGGGGATTCGGGTGGGCGTCGTCGGATTAGAAAAATCCCCCGAGGCCATCGACTTGGCGAACAAGAATGCGGCCGCGCTGCCGATCGACCCGCGCGTTGACGTGCGCTTCCTGCCGTTCGACGTGGCACACCCGCTGCGCGCGGGCAAGAAGGCGCTGGTCGGAACGGCCGACGTGGTGGTCAGCAACCCGCCCTACGTGCCCGCCGATGCCGACGTGAGCCCCGAAGTCCACGCCGACCCGCCCGAGGCGGTGTTCTCCGGCGACGACGGGCTCGAGCTCATGCCGAAGGTTGTGGAGCTGGCGGCGCTGCTATCGGCCCCGCATAGCGCAGTGGGCATCGAACACGATGATTCCAACGGCGAGGGCGTGCAGAAGCTCATGCACGAGGCAGGCATGATCGATGTGCAGCAGCACGATGATCTTGCCGGGCGCCCGCGTTTCGTGTCTGCCCATGTGCAGCGTGATCCCGCCTACATCCCGCCGCAGGTCTAA
- the prfA gene encoding peptide chain release factor 1 → MADTPSMIDDILAEYQGLEMQLSDPELHNDPSAARKVGKRFSELQPIIQTYDRLQQAREDHEAAQEMASEDKEFADEAKRLEQEIPELEEKLTDLLAPRDPHDGDDIVMEIKSGAGGEEAALFAGELARMYQRYAERHGFSTEILGLNETDLGGVKDMTLSIRSKQPSRDGAWSEFKFEGGVHRVQRVPVTESQGRIQTSAAGVLVYPEPDEVEDVEIDDKDIRVDVYRSSGKGGQGVNTTDSAVRITHLPTGVVVTCQKERSQIQNKARAMQVLAARLQQMKEEEAEAEAAEGRAAQIRTMDRSERIRTYNFPESRVSDHRIGYKANNLDAVLGGDLEALFAALKDAERARRLEAEG, encoded by the coding sequence ATGGCTGATACCCCATCAATGATCGACGACATCCTGGCCGAGTACCAGGGCCTGGAAATGCAGCTCAGCGACCCCGAGCTGCACAATGACCCGTCGGCTGCGCGCAAGGTGGGCAAGCGATTCTCCGAGTTGCAGCCCATCATCCAGACCTACGATCGCCTGCAGCAGGCCCGCGAGGATCACGAAGCTGCCCAGGAAATGGCCAGCGAGGACAAGGAATTCGCGGACGAGGCCAAGCGCCTGGAGCAGGAGATCCCCGAGCTGGAAGAAAAGCTCACCGATCTGCTGGCTCCGCGCGACCCGCACGATGGCGATGACATCGTCATGGAAATCAAGTCCGGTGCCGGCGGCGAGGAAGCCGCCCTGTTCGCGGGCGAGCTGGCGCGCATGTACCAGCGCTATGCCGAGCGCCACGGATTCTCCACGGAAATCCTGGGCCTCAACGAAACAGACCTCGGTGGCGTGAAGGACATGACCCTGTCCATCCGCTCGAAGCAGCCCAGCCGCGACGGCGCCTGGTCTGAGTTCAAGTTCGAAGGCGGCGTGCACCGCGTGCAGCGCGTGCCCGTGACCGAGTCGCAGGGCCGCATCCAGACCTCCGCCGCCGGTGTGCTCGTCTACCCGGAGCCGGATGAGGTCGAGGACGTGGAGATCGACGACAAGGACATCCGCGTGGACGTCTACCGCTCCTCCGGTAAGGGCGGCCAGGGCGTGAACACCACGGACTCCGCCGTGCGCATCACTCACCTGCCCACCGGCGTGGTCGTGACCTGCCAGAAGGAACGCTCCCAAATCCAGAACAAGGCGCGCGCCATGCAGGTGCTGGCGGCTCGCCTGCAGCAGATGAAGGAAGAGGAAGCGGAAGCCGAGGCCGCAGAGGGTCGCGCGGCACAGATCCGCACGATGGATCGTTCCGAACGCATCCGCACCTACAACTTCCCCGAATCTCGCGTGTCTGATCACCGCATCGGTTACAAAGCCAACAACCTCGACGCCGTACTCGGCGGTGACCTCGAGGCCCTGTTCGCGGCGCTCAAGGACGCAGAGCGCGCGCGGCGGCTGGAGGCGGAGGGCTAG
- the rho gene encoding transcription termination factor Rho, giving the protein MSLSDILARGQANGLASLKLPELRQIAAAQGLRGTSGLRKGDLIAAIESAGTGGGAPRQKPKQEPKQESRQGDSSNAADAGHADSAGDQPDRQQQERQDRQERRERHRNPNNRGDRSNDRGGDADVAASNDNDNSGNSSNSNNSENNGERNNDRNNDRNNDRGHDRNGERGNRRNRRNRRNRRGRGRDRDNNRNDQRDSNRDNRDNRDNRDNNRDNNNDRDNQASENLAPVAGILDFADANTAFIRTTGYHAGSTDVYVPINTVRKYGMRHGDAITGTIKPRNNNNNNQGGGRGRNRQNYTPIHQVETVNGLTPEQAAQRPHFSKLTPLYPNQRLRLETEPKILTTRVIDLIMPIGKGQRALIVSPPKAGKTTILQDIANAIATNNPECYLMVVLVDERPEEVTDMQRSVHGEVISSTFDRPPGEHTAVAELAVERAKRLVEQGKDVVLLLDSITRLGRAYNNSSPASGRILSGGVDSNALYPPKRFLGAARNIENGGSLTIIATAMVETGSAGDTVIFEEFKGTGNAELKLDRKIAERRVFPAVDVNPSGTRKDELLLGPEEARIMHKLRRILSALDSQAAIDLLIKQLRKNKTNREFMMQVASSAPLAGEDEED; this is encoded by the coding sequence GTGAGCCTGTCCGATATTTTGGCTCGGGGCCAAGCCAATGGCCTTGCATCCTTGAAGTTGCCAGAGCTGCGCCAGATCGCCGCCGCCCAAGGATTGAGGGGAACCTCCGGGCTGCGCAAGGGGGATCTCATCGCAGCTATCGAATCCGCTGGTACCGGCGGGGGAGCGCCTCGTCAGAAGCCCAAGCAGGAGCCGAAGCAGGAGTCTCGCCAGGGCGACTCCAGCAATGCCGCTGATGCTGGGCATGCAGATTCCGCAGGGGATCAGCCAGATCGCCAGCAGCAGGAGCGCCAGGACCGTCAGGAGCGCCGCGAGCGCCACCGGAACCCGAACAATCGTGGTGACCGCTCGAATGACCGTGGTGGGGATGCCGACGTAGCGGCGTCGAACGATAACGATAATTCCGGCAACTCCAGTAACTCCAATAACTCCGAGAACAACGGCGAGCGCAACAACGATCGCAATAACGACCGCAACAATGATCGCGGCCATGATCGCAATGGGGAGCGCGGCAATCGTCGCAACCGCAGGAACCGTCGCAACCGCCGCGGGCGCGGCCGTGACCGGGATAACAACCGCAATGATCAGCGGGACAGCAACCGCGATAACCGCGATAACCGGGACAACCGGGACAATAACCGCGACAACAATAACGATCGCGACAACCAGGCCTCGGAGAACCTCGCGCCGGTCGCGGGCATCCTCGACTTCGCGGACGCCAACACGGCCTTCATCCGCACCACCGGCTACCACGCCGGAAGCACGGACGTTTACGTGCCGATCAACACCGTGCGCAAGTACGGCATGCGCCACGGCGATGCGATCACCGGCACCATCAAGCCGCGCAACAATAACAACAACAATCAGGGTGGCGGCCGCGGGCGGAACCGCCAGAATTACACGCCGATCCACCAGGTCGAGACCGTCAACGGCCTCACCCCGGAGCAGGCTGCTCAGCGCCCGCACTTCTCCAAGCTCACCCCGCTGTACCCGAACCAGCGCCTGCGCCTGGAGACTGAGCCGAAGATCCTCACCACGCGCGTGATCGACCTCATCATGCCGATCGGCAAGGGCCAGCGTGCGCTCATCGTCTCCCCGCCGAAGGCCGGTAAGACCACGATCCTGCAGGACATCGCCAACGCGATCGCCACGAATAACCCGGAGTGCTACCTCATGGTCGTGCTCGTGGACGAGCGCCCCGAAGAGGTTACGGACATGCAGCGCAGCGTCCACGGCGAGGTTATTTCCTCCACGTTTGACCGCCCGCCGGGAGAGCACACCGCCGTGGCCGAGCTCGCCGTGGAGCGCGCTAAGCGCCTCGTGGAGCAGGGCAAGGACGTGGTGCTGTTGCTGGACTCCATCACCCGCCTGGGCCGTGCGTACAACAACAGCTCGCCGGCTTCCGGACGCATCCTGTCCGGTGGTGTGGACTCCAACGCGCTGTACCCGCCGAAACGTTTCCTCGGTGCGGCCCGCAACATTGAAAACGGTGGCTCGCTGACGATCATCGCCACCGCCATGGTGGAGACCGGCTCGGCCGGCGACACCGTGATCTTCGAGGAATTCAAGGGCACCGGCAACGCGGAGCTCAAGCTCGATCGCAAGATCGCGGAGCGCCGCGTGTTCCCGGCCGTGGATGTCAACCCCTCCGGCACCCGCAAGGACGAGCTGCTGCTCGGCCCGGAGGAGGCGCGCATCATGCACAAGCTGCGCCGCATCCTGTCCGCCCTGGATTCTCAGGCCGCCATCGATCTGCTCATCAAGCAGCTGCGCAAGAACAAGACCAACCGCGAGTTCATGATGCAGGTCGCATCCTCCGCTCCGTTGGCCGGTGAGGACGAGGAGGACTAA
- a CDS encoding long-chain fatty-acid--CoA ligase, with the protein MKSTMQEIPLSVARILQYGANTHRNTVVSTYFDDHADNTTFGEIATRAAAFANALADEFGVEIGDRVGTLLSNCTEHLETMLSVASMGAVFNPINRLLMDDQITHIINHAQPKVLVMDPAYAEQLVPLLPQCPSVEALVVTGPSMRKLGHVRDVVADIYGKESTSAVAPAVESYEAAMDGRSCVYDWPQLPETSPAAMCYSTGTEGAPKAVVYSHRSLWLHSLDLRTADSFGIRNGTTFLCCVPIYHVLSWGVPLAAFMSGAPMVFTGRSTSPEHLAHVIASAMPQQAHGSPAVWTSLMVYYGHNEPKKMSLREIYAGGSPVSQALIAAWEERFGVDMIHCWGMTETASIGTVAHPPAGVDGEARARYRMSQGRFQVGLEYRIVDDDGTVLDANDRNSGELHVRGNTVTCRYYHSPSQDIPEDESGEASVFRGDDVDDAHDRFTEDGWLRTGDIATVNRDGYLTIHDRKADLIRSGGEWIYSAVLENYLMEPAAVVEAAVIGIPDEKWGQRPLAVVHMQEGAPRTPEMAAELARHLGTKVPRWMLPEYWTFVDYVDKTSVDKFDKKDLRKHYQRGEFEIIKL; encoded by the coding sequence ATGAAGTCCACGATGCAGGAGATCCCCCTCTCCGTAGCGCGCATCCTGCAATACGGAGCCAACACACACCGCAACACGGTGGTATCCACCTACTTCGACGACCACGCGGACAACACCACGTTCGGCGAGATCGCGACGCGCGCGGCGGCGTTTGCCAACGCCCTCGCGGACGAATTCGGCGTGGAGATCGGCGACCGCGTGGGCACGCTGCTATCTAACTGCACGGAACATCTGGAAACGATGCTCAGCGTGGCCTCCATGGGCGCGGTATTCAACCCCATCAACCGGCTGCTCATGGACGATCAGATCACGCACATCATCAACCATGCGCAGCCGAAGGTGCTCGTCATGGACCCCGCCTACGCGGAGCAACTCGTACCGCTGCTGCCCCAGTGCCCGTCCGTGGAGGCGCTGGTGGTGACTGGCCCGTCGATGCGCAAGCTGGGCCACGTACGCGACGTCGTGGCAGACATCTACGGGAAGGAAAGCACAAGCGCTGTGGCCCCCGCCGTGGAAAGCTACGAAGCGGCGATGGACGGGCGCAGCTGCGTCTACGACTGGCCGCAGCTGCCCGAGACCTCCCCGGCCGCGATGTGCTATTCCACCGGCACCGAGGGCGCGCCGAAGGCCGTCGTGTACTCGCACCGCTCACTGTGGCTGCACTCCCTAGACCTGCGGACCGCCGATAGTTTCGGCATCCGCAACGGCACCACATTCCTGTGCTGCGTGCCGATCTACCACGTGCTGAGCTGGGGCGTGCCGCTGGCCGCATTCATGTCCGGCGCACCGATGGTGTTCACCGGGCGCAGCACCAGCCCGGAGCATCTGGCGCACGTCATCGCCAGCGCCATGCCACAGCAGGCACACGGCTCGCCGGCAGTGTGGACGAGCCTGATGGTCTACTACGGGCACAACGAACCGAAGAAGATGAGCCTGCGGGAGATCTACGCGGGCGGCTCGCCCGTATCGCAGGCGCTCATTGCTGCGTGGGAGGAACGCTTCGGTGTGGACATGATCCACTGCTGGGGCATGACCGAAACGGCCTCCATCGGCACCGTGGCACACCCACCCGCGGGAGTGGACGGCGAGGCGCGGGCACGCTACCGCATGTCGCAGGGCCGGTTCCAGGTGGGCCTGGAATACCGCATCGTGGACGACGACGGCACGGTACTCGACGCCAACGACCGCAACTCCGGAGAACTCCACGTGCGCGGCAACACGGTGACGTGCCGCTACTACCACTCCCCCTCCCAGGACATCCCAGAAGACGAGTCCGGCGAAGCCTCCGTGTTCCGCGGCGACGACGTGGATGATGCACACGACCGGTTCACCGAGGACGGGTGGCTGCGCACCGGCGACATCGCCACCGTCAACCGCGACGGCTATCTGACCATTCACGACCGCAAGGCAGACCTCATCCGTTCCGGTGGCGAATGGATCTACTCGGCGGTGCTGGAGAACTACCTCATGGAACCGGCCGCCGTGGTGGAGGCCGCGGTCATCGGCATTCCGGACGAGAAATGGGGCCAACGCCCTCTGGCTGTGGTGCACATGCAGGAAGGCGCGCCGCGCACGCCGGAGATGGCCGCTGAGCTGGCCCGGCACCTCGGAACGAAGGTGCCGCGGTGGATGCTGCCGGAATACTGGACGTTCGTGGATTATGTGGACAAGACCAGCGTGGACAAGTTCGACAAGAAAGACCTGCGGAAGCACTATCAGCGCGGGGAGTTCGAGATCATTAAGCTCTAG
- a CDS encoding DedA family protein has product MTTIMAMGPAWTDPIQLLSENGPFGAAVLPAMFIMVFIESGLLFPFLPGDSLLFTAGLLASQPDGFAPLWVVLVAAPIAAILGDQVGYWIGHTFHPRLRNRPDGRFFKQAYLKQTEDFFDKYGPVTIIICRFVPIVRTYAPLVAGMAGMKFRTFITFNVIGGVLWGSGVVYLGSLLGGIDFVRNNIEAIFLGIVALSVIPGVYGVAKGWQAKRRDAREERRAQAQQARTVGEN; this is encoded by the coding sequence ATGACAACCATCATGGCCATGGGTCCCGCGTGGACCGATCCCATCCAACTGCTCTCGGAGAACGGTCCCTTCGGCGCCGCCGTGCTACCCGCCATGTTCATCATGGTCTTTATCGAATCGGGTCTGCTGTTCCCCTTCCTGCCCGGCGATTCGCTGCTGTTCACCGCCGGTCTGCTGGCCTCCCAGCCCGATGGTTTCGCCCCGCTGTGGGTAGTCCTCGTCGCAGCGCCCATCGCCGCGATTCTCGGCGATCAGGTCGGCTACTGGATCGGCCACACCTTCCACCCCCGGCTGCGCAACCGCCCAGACGGACGGTTCTTCAAGCAGGCCTACCTCAAGCAAACCGAGGATTTCTTCGACAAATACGGGCCCGTCACGATCATCATTTGTCGCTTCGTGCCCATCGTGCGCACCTATGCCCCGCTGGTCGCGGGTATGGCGGGCATGAAGTTCCGCACCTTCATCACCTTTAACGTCATCGGTGGCGTGCTGTGGGGCTCCGGCGTGGTCTACCTGGGGTCCCTGCTAGGTGGCATCGACTTCGTGCGCAACAACATCGAGGCTATCTTCCTGGGTATCGTGGCCCTGTCCGTCATCCCGGGCGTGTACGGCGTGGCGAAGGGCTGGCAAGCAAAACGGCGCGACGCCCGCGAGGAGCGCCGCGCCCAAGCACAACAAGCACGAACCGTTGGTGAGAACTAG
- the thrB gene encoding homoserine kinase, translating to MSVEIPVGRKASVKVPASSANLGPGFDTLGLALSLYDHVEVEVVESGLEVVVSGEGEGEVPLDERHLVVKALRAALKAADVTAPGLRVVCTNAIPQSRGMGSSASAAAAGVAAANGLADFALDNDTMVQLASTFEGHPDNAAASILGAGIVSWTNTPIDGRTAPQYFARRIEVHPDIKATAFIPDFHASTEAVRRVLPSDISHLDARFNVSRTAVMTVALRDDPSLLWEGTRDRMHQTYRAEVLPVTAEWVNRLRNLGYPAYLSGAGPTIMVLSTNPVERSLVEEAQGRGMKVLELDVAGPVTVEVSG from the coding sequence ATGAGCGTAGAGATCCCGGTCGGCCGGAAGGCCAGCGTCAAGGTACCCGCATCGTCGGCGAACCTGGGTCCCGGGTTCGACACTCTCGGCCTGGCTTTGAGCCTGTACGACCACGTTGAGGTTGAGGTTGTGGAGTCCGGCCTGGAGGTTGTGGTCTCCGGCGAGGGCGAAGGCGAAGTCCCCCTAGACGAGCGTCACCTAGTGGTCAAGGCTCTGCGCGCGGCGTTGAAGGCCGCGGACGTTACCGCTCCGGGACTGCGCGTGGTGTGCACCAATGCCATCCCGCAGTCTCGCGGCATGGGGTCGTCGGCGTCGGCGGCCGCCGCAGGCGTGGCGGCGGCCAATGGCCTGGCTGATTTTGCGCTGGATAATGACACGATGGTGCAGCTCGCATCGACGTTCGAGGGGCACCCAGATAACGCTGCGGCGTCTATCCTCGGCGCAGGCATCGTGAGCTGGACGAACACCCCCATCGACGGACGCACGGCCCCGCAGTACTTCGCCCGGCGCATCGAGGTGCACCCGGATATCAAGGCCACGGCGTTCATCCCCGATTTCCACGCCTCCACGGAGGCCGTGCGGCGGGTGCTGCCCTCGGACATCAGCCACTTGGATGCGCGTTTCAATGTGTCGCGCACGGCGGTCATGACGGTGGCGCTGCGTGATGATCCCTCGCTGCTGTGGGAGGGCACGCGGGACCGGATGCACCAGACCTACCGCGCCGAGGTGCTGCCAGTAACCGCGGAGTGGGTCAATCGACTGCGCAACCTGGGGTACCCGGCGTATCTCTCCGGCGCCGGTCCCACCATCATGGTGCTGTCCACCAACCCGGTGGAGCGTTCGCTGGTGGAGGAAGCTCAGGGGCGCGGCATGAAGGTGCTGGAGCTCGATGTTGCGGGCCCCGTCACCGTAGAAGTCAGCGGCTAG